From the Microbacterium sp. W4I4 genome, one window contains:
- a CDS encoding DEAD/DEAH box helicase family protein, with the protein MTPPPRPLADWRYDGELRTYQAEVLAQIPVSPADAAMHIVAPPGSGKTLLGLLLAARAGRRALVLAPTVTIRQQWVRTARSLASADGQVSDDASTLGDLTALTYQLLSVTGDSSPFDDLARVQWTEQLVEAGRSEADAATWLAALSVDNRAQYLRGIRKRSASLRRRFAQARPESLARVLHPNALALIDRIVDAGVDTIVLDECHHLLDHWAIVVAYLRARIRERGGTALLIGLTATLPSPDDGTGYENYTQLLGDVDYEVPTPAVVKEGHLAPYRAHVWFTEPVPQEAHFIRRSEAQLHDLMVQVLTSVDGLRYLEQQLQPEPVATREPDAASEAEPDSEPPLPSDEIARRGIDRALSADFSLTRACGAVLRAAAPRHPLAPLLDPQLFGRAGTDDLLLVLARFALTRLLPDPAARDQWRYVKRALADFGLHLTDRGIRRGRNPLEATLSTSVAKDHAAVDILHHELSGADGERVRAVVVTDVVEAGDNRGLIGDAAPGALRVFDLLASDPVTAALHPVLLTAQHLRTTAADAAPLAAALEGALHTTVDIEEGFGPTRMLRVPGFGGGRLVAAVSQRVTDGTVRLLVGTRGLLGEGWDCPAVNTLIDLTSVATSVGTQQLRGRTLRLDPTWPAKVAHNWSVVCLIPPQVELDDSSELNRLRRRHSHLWGLSADDDTRVITGLGTALDRPTRELLDRLVAKDTSTSIEQLNQAVIAGMRSRSQTLADWRIGQPYAARERDVLAVRSIRRTELVQTLPAVVTAAPSTFAVGALGVGTLAALASTVLDLGLPLVAGIGVALGGGALLALGTRAGAIARAVRHRRDPSLGYLEIARIVAQSLQDAGRIPPLPDTAIEVESERASDGPSRIRLVFQGSARVRRMLTDAVQELFGPVRTPRFLLRIASTRRPDAYLAVPQQIARRRADADHFAELWKDAIGACELVELQGEHGLVALREARAQSGRLDETDARTTLWG; encoded by the coding sequence ATGACTCCGCCGCCTCGCCCGCTCGCCGACTGGCGGTACGACGGCGAGCTGCGCACCTATCAGGCTGAGGTGCTGGCGCAGATCCCGGTCTCTCCCGCGGATGCCGCTATGCACATCGTGGCGCCGCCCGGCTCGGGCAAGACCCTGCTCGGACTGCTCCTGGCTGCCCGAGCGGGACGACGCGCACTCGTGCTGGCGCCGACGGTGACGATCCGGCAGCAGTGGGTGCGCACGGCGCGCTCACTGGCATCCGCAGACGGTCAGGTCTCCGACGACGCGAGCACCCTCGGCGATCTGACCGCACTCACCTATCAGCTGCTCAGCGTCACCGGCGACAGCTCGCCCTTCGACGATCTCGCCCGGGTGCAGTGGACCGAACAGCTCGTCGAGGCTGGCCGCAGCGAGGCGGATGCCGCGACCTGGCTCGCCGCGCTGTCCGTCGACAACCGTGCGCAGTATCTGCGCGGCATCCGCAAGCGCTCCGCCTCGCTGCGCCGCCGCTTCGCGCAGGCCCGGCCCGAGTCGCTCGCCCGTGTGCTGCATCCGAACGCGCTCGCGCTGATCGACCGCATCGTCGACGCCGGAGTCGACACGATCGTGCTCGACGAATGCCATCACCTGCTGGATCACTGGGCGATCGTCGTCGCCTACCTGCGGGCCCGCATCCGCGAACGCGGCGGCACCGCCCTGCTGATCGGGCTGACCGCCACCCTGCCCTCCCCGGACGACGGCACCGGGTACGAGAACTACACGCAGCTGCTCGGCGACGTGGACTACGAGGTGCCGACCCCGGCCGTCGTGAAGGAGGGGCACCTCGCCCCGTACCGCGCGCACGTCTGGTTCACGGAGCCCGTCCCGCAGGAGGCGCATTTCATCCGCCGCAGCGAGGCGCAGCTGCACGACCTGATGGTGCAGGTGCTCACCTCCGTCGACGGGCTCCGCTACCTGGAGCAGCAGCTGCAACCCGAACCGGTTGCGACGAGGGAACCGGATGCCGCGTCCGAGGCCGAACCCGACTCCGAGCCGCCTCTCCCTTCCGACGAGATCGCCCGCCGCGGCATCGACCGCGCGCTCAGCGCCGACTTCTCCCTCACCCGCGCCTGCGGCGCGGTGCTGCGGGCGGCCGCACCCCGGCATCCGCTCGCACCCCTGCTCGACCCGCAGCTGTTCGGACGCGCCGGAACCGACGACCTGCTGCTCGTACTCGCGCGCTTCGCACTCACCCGCCTGCTGCCCGACCCTGCCGCCCGCGACCAGTGGCGATACGTCAAGCGAGCGCTGGCCGACTTCGGTCTGCACCTCACCGACCGCGGCATCCGCCGGGGACGCAACCCGCTCGAAGCGACCCTGTCGACCTCGGTCGCCAAGGACCACGCGGCCGTCGACATCCTGCATCACGAGCTGTCCGGCGCCGACGGCGAGCGCGTCCGCGCGGTCGTAGTGACCGACGTCGTCGAGGCCGGCGACAACCGCGGACTCATCGGCGATGCGGCACCCGGCGCGCTGCGCGTGTTCGACCTGCTGGCATCCGATCCGGTCACCGCGGCGCTGCACCCCGTACTGCTGACCGCCCAGCACTTGCGCACGACCGCCGCGGATGCCGCGCCCCTCGCCGCCGCCCTCGAGGGCGCCCTGCACACCACGGTCGACATCGAGGAGGGCTTCGGCCCGACGCGGATGCTGCGGGTACCCGGCTTCGGCGGCGGGCGGCTGGTGGCGGCGGTCTCGCAGCGGGTGACCGACGGCACCGTGCGGCTCCTGGTCGGCACCCGCGGCCTGCTCGGCGAAGGCTGGGACTGCCCCGCGGTGAACACCCTCATCGACCTGACGAGCGTGGCGACGAGCGTCGGCACGCAGCAGCTGCGCGGGCGCACTCTGCGCCTGGACCCTACGTGGCCGGCCAAGGTCGCGCACAACTGGTCGGTCGTCTGTCTCATCCCACCGCAGGTGGAACTCGACGACTCCTCGGAGTTGAACCGGCTGCGCCGCCGCCACAGCCATCTGTGGGGGCTGAGCGCCGACGACGACACCCGCGTCATCACCGGGCTCGGCACGGCGCTCGACCGCCCCACGCGCGAGCTGCTCGACAGGCTCGTCGCCAAGGACACCAGCACCTCGATCGAGCAGCTGAACCAGGCCGTCATCGCCGGCATGCGCTCGCGGTCGCAGACGCTCGCCGACTGGCGCATCGGGCAGCCGTACGCGGCCCGCGAGCGCGACGTGCTGGCTGTGCGCAGCATCCGCCGCACCGAGCTGGTGCAGACGCTCCCCGCCGTCGTCACCGCGGCTCCGTCGACATTCGCCGTCGGTGCACTGGGTGTCGGCACTCTGGCCGCGCTGGCCAGCACCGTGCTCGATCTGGGTCTGCCGCTGGTCGCCGGGATAGGCGTCGCCCTGGGCGGCGGGGCGCTGCTCGCGCTCGGCACGCGGGCCGGCGCGATCGCCCGGGCCGTCCGGCATCGGCGCGACCCGTCGCTCGGGTACCTCGAGATCGCACGGATCGTGGCGCAGTCGCTGCAGGATGCCGGTCGCATCCCGCCGCTGCCCGACACCGCCATCGAGGTGGAGAGCGAGCGGGCGTCCGACGGCCCGTCGCGCATCCGACTGGTCTTCCAGGGATCCGCACGCGTGCGCCGAATGCTGACGGATGCCGTGCAGGAGCTGTTCGGGCCGGTGCGCACCCCGCGCTTCCTGCTGCGGATCGCCTCCACCCGCCGGCCGGATGCCTACCTGGCCGTGCCGCAGCAGATCGCCCGTCGCCGCGCGGATGCCGACCATTTCGCCGAGCTGTGGAAGGACGCGATCGGGGCGTGCGAGCTCGTCGAGCTGCAGGGCGAGCACGGATTGGTCGCCCTGCGCGAGGCGCGCGCCCAGTCCGGCCGACTGGACGAGACGGATGCTCGCACGACCCTGTGGGGCTGA
- a CDS encoding rhomboid family intramembrane serine protease, with product MTTAPAPARSSSFSRFLAPIGLLALMWVIQFADAVLPGSFTGWGLRSWDLGSLQGIVLGPLLHAGWAHLIGNSAPFLVLGCLVAVEGAKRFWIVTAVVAVVGGIGTWLINAPGTLTVGASVLVFGYFGYVVLRVIAPGRVAHRLAYAAIAVIVVVLYGATMLTGILGAASGVSWQAHLFGAIGGGLMAFAGRRRRLSA from the coding sequence GTGACCACCGCACCCGCACCGGCCAGATCCTCTTCGTTCTCGCGCTTCCTCGCGCCGATCGGGCTGCTCGCTCTGATGTGGGTGATCCAGTTCGCGGATGCCGTGCTGCCCGGTTCGTTCACGGGCTGGGGCCTGCGCTCGTGGGACCTCGGCAGCCTGCAGGGGATCGTCCTCGGCCCGCTGCTGCACGCGGGCTGGGCGCACCTGATCGGCAACTCCGCGCCGTTCCTCGTGCTCGGCTGCCTGGTCGCCGTCGAAGGCGCGAAACGGTTCTGGATCGTGACTGCGGTCGTCGCGGTGGTCGGCGGCATCGGCACCTGGCTGATCAACGCTCCGGGCACGCTCACGGTCGGCGCATCCGTGCTGGTCTTCGGATACTTCGGCTACGTGGTGCTGCGCGTGATCGCGCCGGGGCGCGTCGCTCATCGACTGGCGTACGCGGCGATCGCCGTGATCGTGGTGGTGCTGTACGGCGCGACGATGCTCACCGGCATCCTCGGGGCGGCGTCGGGTGTCTCGTGGCAGGCTCACCTGTTCGGCGCCATCGGCGGCGGTCTCATGGCGTTCGCCGGGCGTCGCCGGAGACTCTCCGCGTGA
- a CDS encoding HNH endonuclease signature motif containing protein, translating into MSEALSPLHEAVTVLDEAWADADCASDLSRPELMAANAAIGALKRRVDALQVAVAARIAHESRADLGAESLAKKAGFRNSAQLIAASCGVSAGEASRIVKTGEATAPRTNVGGEPMPAKYSAVQAALSSGSLGATAAGLIVAFLDRARVGAPAEKVTKTEGLLVERAVGLSLDEVRRLITRATAVLEEDKLEAREEERRAARIATMFEKDGNFHLNLVTPVEEGAAIKAAVDGYVTAQFQARKAALDAGEIDEADADRRSVAMMRADALAVVCAHVLGCETKTPLVGATVIVRVDADALDSGVGYGTIDGVDQPVSIAAVRRMAAGTGVIPCVLDGAGEILDWGRERRLFTPAQKLALVERDGGCAMCGLPPSMTKAHHIRWWRRDAGPTDLSNGILLCESCHHRIHDNGWDIRIDNPPGTGRRRADGRRGTGVSVRARVWFVPPANIDPSRTPRLGGRARYDIAA; encoded by the coding sequence ATGTCGGAAGCACTGTCGCCACTCCACGAGGCCGTCACGGTCCTCGATGAGGCGTGGGCGGATGCTGACTGCGCGAGCGACCTGTCACGACCGGAACTGATGGCGGCGAACGCCGCGATCGGCGCGCTGAAACGGCGCGTCGATGCGCTGCAGGTTGCCGTGGCGGCGCGGATCGCGCACGAGTCGCGGGCGGACCTGGGCGCGGAGTCACTGGCGAAGAAAGCCGGATTCCGCAACTCCGCTCAGCTGATCGCGGCAAGCTGCGGGGTCTCAGCGGGAGAGGCGTCCCGGATCGTGAAGACCGGTGAAGCGACCGCCCCGCGCACGAACGTGGGCGGGGAGCCGATGCCGGCGAAGTACTCGGCCGTGCAGGCCGCGCTCTCTTCGGGGAGTCTGGGGGCCACGGCGGCGGGGCTGATCGTGGCGTTCCTCGACCGCGCCCGGGTGGGTGCCCCCGCCGAGAAGGTCACCAAGACGGAGGGACTGCTCGTGGAACGGGCTGTCGGACTGAGTCTCGATGAGGTGCGCAGGCTGATCACCCGCGCGACGGCCGTCCTGGAAGAAGACAAGCTCGAAGCGCGCGAGGAAGAACGCCGCGCAGCCCGGATTGCGACCATGTTCGAGAAGGACGGGAACTTCCACCTCAACCTGGTCACCCCCGTCGAAGAGGGTGCGGCGATCAAGGCGGCCGTCGACGGGTACGTGACCGCCCAGTTCCAGGCTCGCAAGGCTGCTCTCGATGCCGGTGAGATCGACGAGGCGGATGCCGATCGGCGCAGCGTCGCCATGATGCGCGCCGATGCGCTCGCCGTCGTCTGTGCGCACGTCCTCGGCTGCGAGACCAAGACTCCGCTCGTCGGCGCAACCGTGATCGTGCGAGTCGATGCCGACGCGCTGGATTCCGGTGTCGGGTACGGCACGATCGACGGGGTCGATCAACCGGTCTCGATCGCCGCGGTCCGTCGGATGGCTGCAGGGACTGGAGTGATCCCCTGCGTGCTCGATGGTGCCGGAGAGATCCTCGACTGGGGGCGCGAACGACGGCTCTTCACCCCGGCGCAGAAACTCGCCCTCGTCGAACGCGACGGCGGATGCGCGATGTGCGGACTCCCGCCCAGCATGACCAAAGCGCATCACATCCGCTGGTGGCGGCGAGATGCCGGACCCACCGACCTGTCCAACGGGATCCTGCTCTGCGAGAGCTGCCACCACCGCATCCACGACAACGGCTGGGACATCAGAATCGACAACCCGCCCGGAACCGGTCGGCGAAGAGCGGATGGCAGACGCGGAACCGGCGTGAGCGTCAGAGCACGAGTGTGGTTCGTCCCACCGGCGAACATCGATCCGAGCCGCACGCCACGCCTCGGCGGCCGAGCACGCTACGACATCGCCGCCTGA
- a CDS encoding molybdenum cofactor biosynthesis protein B, producing the protein MSLAAAVITVSDRSARGERADASGPIAVAALRAAGFDCDDAAIIPDGADSVETALRETLRRGIRLIITTGGTGISPRDRTPEGTAPVLTQQLPGIAEELRRRATAEKPGGMLSRGLSGIAGAALIVNLPGSTAAVESGMRLVLEVAHHALGQLEGEDHR; encoded by the coding sequence ATGTCGCTGGCAGCCGCCGTCATCACCGTCTCCGACCGCTCTGCCCGCGGAGAACGTGCGGACGCGTCCGGTCCGATCGCCGTCGCCGCCCTCCGGGCAGCCGGCTTCGACTGCGACGACGCGGCCATCATCCCCGACGGCGCCGACTCCGTCGAGACGGCACTGCGCGAGACGCTGCGGCGCGGCATCCGCCTCATCATCACCACCGGTGGCACCGGCATCTCGCCCCGCGACCGCACCCCCGAGGGCACCGCACCCGTCCTCACCCAGCAGCTTCCCGGCATCGCCGAAGAGCTGCGCCGCCGTGCCACCGCCGAGAAACCAGGCGGCATGCTCTCCCGCGGACTCTCCGGCATCGCCGGCGCCGCGCTCATCGTGAACCTGCCCGGATCCACGGCCGCCGTCGAATCCGGCATGCGGCTCGTGCTCGAGGTCGCGCACCACGCGCTCGGGCAGCTTGAAGGGGAAGACCACCGATGA
- a CDS encoding molybdenum cofactor biosynthesis protein MoaE, with amino-acid sequence MTIRIAQITTEPLDVEAHRAAVDDPRMGAEITFVGRVRDNDEDAATPVVALEYSAHPDAETTLRTLAAQAIGDSDALVAASHRIGRLEVGDAAVIVSVSSGHRDVAYEVSRELIEAIKHSLPVWKRQIESDGATVWKGLGG; translated from the coding sequence ATGACCATCCGAATCGCGCAGATCACCACCGAGCCGCTCGACGTCGAGGCTCATCGCGCCGCCGTCGACGATCCTCGCATGGGCGCCGAGATCACCTTCGTCGGGCGTGTGCGCGACAACGATGAAGACGCAGCCACCCCCGTCGTCGCGCTGGAGTACAGTGCCCACCCCGACGCCGAGACGACGCTGCGCACACTCGCCGCCCAGGCCATCGGCGACTCGGACGCACTCGTCGCCGCCAGCCACCGCATCGGCAGGCTGGAGGTCGGTGACGCCGCCGTCATCGTGTCGGTCTCCTCCGGTCACCGCGACGTCGCCTACGAGGTCTCCCGCGAGCTCATCGAGGCCATCAAGCACAGCCTGCCCGTCTGGAAGCGGCAGATCGAATCCGACGGCGCCACCGTCTGGAAGGGCCTCGGCGGCTAG
- a CDS encoding MoaD/ThiS family protein, producing MAQVRFFAAAEEAVGSAQLTVDAATLAALTAGLRDDHPALAEILPRCSVLVDGARVDDSWPLSGDTVVDVLPPFAGG from the coding sequence GTGGCTCAGGTGCGATTCTTCGCCGCGGCCGAGGAGGCCGTGGGCAGCGCGCAGCTGACGGTGGATGCGGCGACGCTCGCCGCGCTGACGGCGGGCCTGCGCGATGATCACCCCGCGCTGGCGGAGATCCTGCCGCGGTGCTCGGTGCTGGTCGACGGTGCGCGCGTCGACGACAGCTGGCCGCTGAGCGGCGACACCGTCGTCGACGTGCTGCCCCCGTTCGCCGGCGGCTGA
- a CDS encoding DUF6457 domain-containing protein, translating to MSEHLPPEALDQWADALREHFDLNPEDVPISLILDLAKDVANGVARPAAPFSAFVAGLVAGRRGGSPEDVRAAVADVVKLAGDWQG from the coding sequence ATGAGCGAGCATCTGCCACCCGAGGCTCTGGATCAGTGGGCTGATGCCCTGCGGGAGCACTTCGATCTGAACCCCGAGGATGTGCCGATCTCGCTCATCCTGGATCTCGCGAAGGATGTCGCCAACGGCGTCGCGCGCCCGGCTGCTCCGTTCAGCGCGTTCGTCGCCGGTCTCGTCGCCGGACGCCGCGGCGGTTCGCCGGAGGACGTCCGGGCCGCGGTCGCCGATGTCGTGAAGCTCGCCGGCGATTGGCAGGGCTGA
- a CDS encoding molybdenum cofactor guanylyltransferase produces the protein MTTAPAPRFGAILLAGGRASRMGGIDKPGLPVHGVSMRDRAIAAVASMDADPVIVVGPESASARDVRWVREDPPFSGPAAAVVTALAALGADAAEWTFLLACDLPRPDAAVAALVAGIRGRDGSCLADADGRMQWLTGVYRTAALADAAASLPDGGRDLPVRALLSGLAVVALPDPGSSARDVDTWEDYEESTKEHP, from the coding sequence ATGACGACTGCCCCGGCGCCGCGCTTCGGCGCGATCCTGCTCGCCGGCGGCCGCGCCTCTCGGATGGGCGGCATCGACAAGCCGGGCCTGCCGGTGCACGGCGTCAGCATGCGCGATCGGGCGATCGCCGCGGTGGCGTCGATGGATGCGGATCCGGTGATCGTGGTGGGGCCGGAGTCGGCATCCGCTCGCGATGTGCGCTGGGTGCGCGAGGATCCGCCGTTCTCGGGTCCTGCTGCCGCGGTCGTGACCGCGCTGGCGGCACTGGGCGCGGATGCCGCGGAGTGGACGTTCCTGCTGGCCTGCGACCTGCCCCGACCGGATGCCGCGGTCGCTGCGCTCGTGGCGGGCATCCGGGGTCGGGATGGCAGCTGCCTGGCCGATGCCGACGGGCGGATGCAGTGGCTGACGGGCGTGTATCGCACGGCGGCGCTGGCGGATGCCGCGGCATCCCTGCCAGACGGTGGCCGCGACCTGCCGGTGCGCGCGCTGCTCTCGGGACTCGCCGTCGTGGCGCTTCCCGATCCCGGTTCCAGTGCCCGGGATGTGGATACGTGGGAGGATTACGAAGAGTCGACGAAGGAGCATCCATGA
- the moaC gene encoding cyclic pyranopterin monophosphate synthase MoaC codes for MTFTHLDAAGHARMVDVTEKQPTVRSATARGFVHCAPHVVAALRDDTVPKGDVLAVARIAGIAGAKRTPELLPLAHVIGVHGAVVDLQIVDDGVELEATVRTADRTGVEMEALTAVSVAALTVVDMVKGLDKGTSIANVRIVAKTGGKSGDWHRPGEPAQS; via the coding sequence ATGACCTTCACACACCTGGATGCTGCGGGCCACGCCCGCATGGTCGACGTCACCGAGAAGCAGCCGACCGTGCGTTCAGCGACCGCGCGCGGGTTCGTGCACTGCGCTCCGCACGTGGTGGCGGCGCTGCGGGACGACACCGTGCCGAAGGGCGATGTGCTGGCGGTCGCACGGATCGCGGGCATCGCCGGTGCGAAGCGCACCCCCGAGCTGCTGCCGCTCGCGCACGTGATCGGCGTGCACGGTGCGGTGGTCGACCTGCAGATCGTCGACGACGGCGTGGAGCTGGAGGCGACCGTGCGCACCGCCGACCGCACCGGTGTGGAGATGGAGGCGCTGACGGCCGTGTCGGTCGCCGCCCTCACGGTGGTCGACATGGTGAAGGGCCTGGACAAGGGCACGTCGATCGCGAACGTGCGCATCGTCGCGAAGACCGGAGGCAAGTCCGGCGACTGGCACCGTCCGGGCGAGCCCGCGCAGTCATGA
- the glp gene encoding gephyrin-like molybdotransferase Glp: MITVEEHRDRVLAAVPTLEATRVPLVAALGRILREPVHSAVDLPLFDNSAMDGFAVRFADVAGASADNPVPLEVVADIPAGSAADPAFGPGQAVRIMTGAPLPRDADAIVPFEDTAGGLADSLGGIRVLVSPRATGAHIRPQGEEHRVGDEILPAGIELGGRQLAAAAAAGVQDVVVSRMPRVAVISTGDELRPPGAPLERGQIPESNSVLLEGLCRENGAEVVLTMSVTDDGDGLRAALADATALGADVVITSGGVSEGAYEVVKNVARMQFDKVAMQPGKPQGFGDGTPLLFGLPGNPVSVAVSFEVFVRPALRAMQGSADLDRLVVRLPVIEAWRTPPERRQYRPVLVTRDGVRPASSGGSHLAASLGRAEAYAIVPADVDTVEVGDVVDVMLVP, translated from the coding sequence ATGATCACCGTCGAAGAGCATCGCGATCGCGTCCTCGCGGCGGTGCCGACGCTGGAGGCGACGCGGGTTCCGCTGGTCGCGGCTCTCGGGCGCATCCTGCGCGAGCCGGTGCACTCTGCCGTGGATCTTCCGCTGTTCGACAACTCGGCCATGGACGGCTTCGCCGTGCGCTTCGCCGATGTCGCGGGCGCGTCGGCCGACAACCCGGTGCCGCTCGAGGTGGTCGCCGACATCCCGGCCGGCAGTGCGGCCGATCCGGCCTTCGGACCCGGGCAGGCGGTGCGCATCATGACCGGCGCCCCGCTCCCCCGCGATGCCGATGCCATCGTGCCGTTCGAGGACACCGCCGGAGGTCTCGCGGATTCGCTCGGCGGCATCCGGGTGCTGGTCTCGCCTCGGGCCACGGGAGCGCATATCCGCCCGCAGGGCGAAGAGCACCGGGTGGGCGATGAGATCCTGCCCGCGGGCATCGAGCTCGGCGGTCGGCAGCTGGCCGCGGCAGCCGCCGCGGGGGTGCAGGACGTGGTCGTCTCGCGGATGCCGCGGGTGGCCGTGATCTCCACCGGCGACGAGCTGCGCCCGCCGGGTGCGCCGCTGGAGCGCGGGCAGATCCCGGAGTCCAACAGCGTGCTGCTGGAGGGGCTCTGCCGCGAGAACGGTGCCGAGGTGGTGCTGACGATGTCGGTGACCGACGACGGCGACGGCCTGCGGGCCGCGCTGGCGGATGCCACGGCCCTCGGGGCGGATGTCGTGATCACCTCCGGCGGCGTCAGCGAGGGCGCTTACGAGGTGGTCAAGAACGTCGCCAGGATGCAGTTCGACAAGGTGGCCATGCAGCCCGGCAAACCGCAGGGCTTCGGCGACGGCACGCCGCTGCTGTTCGGCCTGCCCGGCAACCCGGTGAGCGTGGCCGTGTCTTTCGAGGTGTTCGTGCGTCCCGCGCTGCGGGCCATGCAGGGCTCCGCGGATCTGGATCGTCTGGTGGTGCGGCTGCCGGTGATCGAGGCGTGGCGCACACCGCCGGAGCGGCGGCAGTACCGGCCGGTGCTGGTGACGCGCGACGGGGTGCGCCCGGCATCCTCCGGCGGCTCGCACCTGGCGGCGAGCCTGGGCCGGGCCGAGGCGTACGCGATCGTGCCGGCCGACGTCGACACCGTCGAGGTCGGCGACGTCGTCGATGTCATGCTGGTGCCATGA
- a CDS encoding ThiF family adenylyltransferase has protein sequence MSLPPLVEPLDALSSREHLRTARHQRLAGLGSEGQRRIAAASVGVIGAGGLGAPVVLALAAAGIGRIVVFDDDDIELSNLQRQVIHRLQDVGRPKTDSVVRVASDLSETEVRVVGTRLTLDNAAELISGVDLVLDGTDSFESREVIAGACERLAIPLVWGSVQEFAGLVTVFWSAPPEGADAVRLHDLYPPGSEAPACSAVGVFGPMCLQAGSMMAAEALKLITGIGRPLLGRIAMIDVLAGTVREVPLRAARTTAPASPPASPAAPQTIPAVDDPADGTVVIDVREADEVATGMLPGARHLPLASLLGDVDTVAAELAGSEVVVVCQVGMRARRAAQALRGAGVDAVVLRGGMDGYNSRRQPA, from the coding sequence ATGTCCCTCCCCCCGCTGGTCGAACCCCTTGACGCGCTCAGCAGCCGAGAGCACCTGCGCACGGCCAGGCATCAGCGTCTGGCGGGGCTGGGATCCGAGGGACAGCGGCGCATCGCCGCGGCGAGCGTGGGCGTGATCGGCGCCGGTGGTCTCGGGGCACCCGTCGTGCTGGCCCTGGCCGCCGCCGGCATCGGCCGCATCGTCGTGTTCGACGACGACGACATCGAGCTGTCCAACCTGCAGCGTCAGGTGATCCACCGTCTGCAGGACGTGGGCAGGCCCAAGACCGACAGCGTCGTGCGCGTGGCGTCCGATCTGTCCGAGACCGAGGTGCGGGTGGTCGGCACCCGCCTCACTCTCGACAACGCCGCCGAACTGATCTCGGGCGTCGACCTGGTGCTCGACGGCACGGACTCGTTCGAGAGTCGCGAGGTGATCGCGGGGGCCTGCGAACGGCTCGCGATCCCGCTGGTGTGGGGGTCGGTGCAGGAGTTCGCGGGGCTGGTGACGGTGTTCTGGTCGGCTCCGCCGGAAGGGGCGGATGCCGTGCGGCTGCACGACCTGTACCCGCCGGGCAGCGAGGCTCCGGCGTGCTCGGCCGTGGGCGTGTTCGGCCCGATGTGCCTGCAGGCGGGTTCCATGATGGCCGCCGAGGCGCTCAAGCTGATCACCGGCATCGGGCGGCCGCTGCTGGGCCGGATCGCGATGATCGACGTGCTCGCCGGCACCGTGCGCGAAGTGCCGCTGCGGGCGGCGCGCACTACAGCTCCGGCATCCCCGCCCGCTTCCCCTGCCGCTCCCCAAACGATTCCCGCCGTCGACGACCCCGCCGACGGCACGGTCGTGATCGACGTGCGGGAGGCCGACGAGGTCGCGACCGGGATGCTGCCGGGCGCCAGGCACCTGCCGCTGGCATCCCTGCTCGGCGATGTCGACACGGTCGCGGCGGAGCTGGCGGGCAGCGAAGTCGTCGTGGTCTGCCAGGTGGGCATGCGCGCCCGCCGGGCGGCCCAGGCGCTGCGGGGCGCCGGCGTCGACGCCGTGGTGCTGCGCGGCGGCATGGACGGGTACAACAGCAGGAGGCAGCCGGCATGA
- a CDS encoding molybdopterin-binding protein, giving the protein MSASYKIAQAADLLGVSDDTVRRWVERGVLPVTDATPAEIPGEALAQQAIALARSSGDASGVRSSARNRFTGLVTNVVIDTVAAQVEIQAGPHRIVSLMTAEAVRELGLEVGSLAVAVVKATTVIVEAPRS; this is encoded by the coding sequence ATGTCCGCGAGCTACAAGATCGCCCAGGCCGCCGACCTGCTCGGCGTCAGCGACGACACCGTCCGCAGGTGGGTCGAGCGCGGAGTGCTGCCGGTGACGGATGCCACGCCCGCCGAGATCCCCGGTGAGGCACTCGCCCAGCAGGCGATCGCCCTCGCGAGATCGAGCGGAGACGCGAGTGGGGTGCGCTCCAGCGCACGTAACCGCTTCACCGGACTGGTCACCAACGTCGTCATCGACACCGTCGCAGCCCAGGTCGAGATCCAGGCCGGCCCGCACCGGATCGTGTCGCTCATGACGGCCGAAGCCGTGCGCGAGCTCGGCTTGGAGGTCGGGTCGCTCGCCGTCGCCGTCGTCAAGGCGACGACGGTCATCGTCGAAGCCCCGAGGAGCTGA